A region of Pyxidicoccus parkwaysis DNA encodes the following proteins:
- a CDS encoding DUF72 domain-containing protein: MAVIHLGTSGYVYKHWKGLLYPTGLPASRWLPRYAQVFTTVELNATFYRLPTAHAVDGWRDTVPPGFRFACKGSRFLTHMKRLTDVGQGLERFYTPVLRLGRKLGPVLWQLPPHMTKPDPERLSRFLGAQPPGVQQVIELRHPAWYHPEVLDVLRRHKAALCEHDLVQAPEPAPKPTAAFRYLRFHGASSRYAGRYGRAALKPVARDLRAWRARGHTAWVYFNNDLHGHALLDAFDLAELLDVPVHVPPEMERPPAGMEPGTA; this comes from the coding sequence ATGGCTGTCATCCACCTCGGCACCAGCGGGTACGTCTACAAGCACTGGAAGGGACTGCTCTACCCCACCGGCCTGCCGGCCAGCCGGTGGCTCCCCCGGTACGCGCAGGTCTTCACCACGGTGGAGCTCAACGCCACCTTCTACCGCCTGCCCACCGCGCATGCGGTGGACGGCTGGCGCGACACCGTGCCCCCGGGCTTCCGCTTCGCCTGCAAGGGCAGCCGCTTCCTCACGCACATGAAGCGCCTCACCGACGTGGGCCAGGGCCTGGAGCGCTTCTACACGCCGGTGCTCCGCCTGGGCCGCAAGCTGGGCCCCGTCCTCTGGCAACTGCCGCCGCACATGACGAAGCCGGACCCGGAGCGTCTGTCACGCTTCCTCGGCGCGCAGCCTCCGGGCGTGCAGCAAGTCATCGAGCTGCGCCACCCCGCCTGGTACCACCCGGAGGTGCTGGACGTGCTCCGCCGTCACAAGGCCGCGCTGTGCGAGCACGACCTCGTCCAGGCTCCCGAGCCCGCACCGAAGCCCACCGCCGCGTTCCGCTACCTGCGCTTCCACGGCGCGAGCAGCCGCTACGCCGGACGCTATGGCCGAGCCGCGCTGAAGCCCGTGGCCCGGGACTTGAGGGCGTGGCGGGCGCGCGGCCACACCGCGTGGGTGTACTTCAACAACGACTTGCACGGGCACGCGCTGCTGGACGCGTTCGACCTGGCGGAGCTGCTCGACGTGCCGGTGCACGTGCCCCCGGAAATGGAAAGGCCGCCCGCGGGCATGGAGCCCGGGACGGCCTGA
- a CDS encoding imidazoleglycerol-phosphate dehydratase, with the protein MTTVIRETKETKVQVELSLGKGVTQVDTGLKFFDHMLSTFARYAGLDLKLHARGDLTHHLMEDVAITLGTAVQKVIPATAARFAERTIPMDDALVQACLDAGGRFYYRGPLKNRLYEHFMRSFSEHAKVTLHLRVLRGKDSHHATEAAFKALGLALRDAMVDSGTVFSMKGSVALEVK; encoded by the coding sequence ATGACCACCGTCATTCGGGAAACGAAGGAGACGAAGGTCCAGGTGGAGCTGTCGCTCGGCAAGGGCGTCACCCAGGTGGACACGGGCCTGAAGTTCTTCGATCACATGCTGTCCACCTTCGCGCGCTACGCGGGGCTCGACTTGAAGCTGCACGCGCGCGGAGACCTCACGCACCACCTGATGGAGGACGTGGCGATTACGCTCGGCACGGCGGTGCAGAAGGTCATCCCCGCCACGGCCGCGCGCTTCGCGGAGCGGACCATTCCCATGGACGACGCACTGGTGCAGGCCTGCCTGGATGCGGGCGGCCGCTTCTACTACCGGGGCCCGCTCAAGAACCGGCTGTATGAGCACTTCATGCGCTCGTTCAGCGAGCACGCGAAGGTGACGCTGCACCTGCGCGTGCTGCGCGGCAAGGACAGCCACCACGCGACGGAGGCCGCGTTCAAGGCGCTGGGCCTCGCGCTGCGGGATGCCATGGTGGATTCGGGGACGGTGTTCAGCATGAAGGGCTCCGTGGCCCTGGAGGTGAAGTGA
- the hisH gene encoding imidazole glycerol phosphate synthase subunit HisH, which produces MRVTLFDYGAGNLHSLAKALATVEGAEVRIQEDPVGALDTDVLVLPGVGAFGASAARLEPGRKAMREALEQGLSCLGICLGMQLLFDSSEEGVGEGLGYFSGKVTRLASRRVPEIGWNTVEGDTTLKGAKLDTVYYAHSYVCRATDASVVTGWTTHEEDRFPAAVRRGKVVGVQFHPEKSSLAGVRFVQAFLQEVAP; this is translated from the coding sequence ATGAGAGTCACCCTGTTCGACTACGGAGCGGGCAACCTGCACTCGCTGGCCAAGGCGCTGGCCACGGTGGAGGGCGCGGAGGTGCGCATCCAGGAGGACCCGGTGGGCGCGCTGGACACAGACGTGCTGGTGCTGCCGGGAGTGGGCGCCTTCGGTGCGTCCGCGGCGCGGCTGGAGCCGGGACGGAAGGCGATGCGAGAGGCCTTGGAGCAGGGCCTGTCGTGCCTGGGCATCTGCCTTGGTATGCAGTTGCTCTTCGACAGCAGCGAGGAGGGCGTGGGCGAAGGCCTGGGGTACTTCTCCGGGAAGGTGACGCGACTGGCCTCGCGGCGTGTGCCGGAGATTGGGTGGAACACGGTGGAGGGGGACACCACGCTGAAGGGCGCGAAGCTGGACACGGTGTACTACGCGCACAGCTACGTCTGCCGTGCGACGGATGCGTCCGTCGTCACCGGGTGGACGACGCACGAGGAGGACCGCTTCCCCGCGGCGGTGCGCAGGGGGAAGGTGGTGGGCGTGCAGTTCCACCCCGAGAAGTCCTCCCTGGCGGGCGTGCGCTTCGTGCAGGCCTTCCTCCAGGAGGTGGCACCGTGA
- the lipA gene encoding lipoyl synthase encodes MATPDRFPLPQVTETTRKPEWLKVRLPHGEGYERVKAIVKRTKLATVCEEARCPNIAECWGGGTATVMLMGEVCTRACRFCHVKVGAPPPLDPMEPIHLAQAVKEMNLEYIVVTSVNRDDRPDGGASHFASAIRELRRESPKTIVEVLIPDFKGVEKDLTTVAEAKPHVVAHNVETVERLTPTVRDRRATYRQSLKVLEYLKNRPEGLYTKTSVMVGLGETDAELEQTFKDLRSVGVDVLTLGQYLQPSQYHLRVERFVTPAQFEAYKSLAESYGFLYVASGPLVRSSYRAAEFFMKGLMERERLERLG; translated from the coding sequence ATGGCCACTCCCGACCGGTTCCCTCTCCCCCAGGTGACTGAGACCACCCGCAAGCCGGAGTGGCTCAAGGTCCGTCTGCCACACGGCGAGGGCTACGAACGGGTCAAGGCGATTGTAAAGCGGACGAAGCTGGCCACCGTGTGCGAGGAGGCCCGCTGCCCGAACATCGCCGAGTGCTGGGGCGGTGGCACGGCCACCGTCATGCTGATGGGCGAGGTCTGCACCCGCGCCTGCCGCTTCTGCCACGTGAAGGTGGGCGCGCCTCCGCCGCTGGACCCGATGGAGCCCATCCATCTGGCCCAGGCGGTGAAGGAGATGAACCTCGAGTACATCGTCGTCACGTCCGTGAATCGCGACGACCGGCCGGACGGTGGCGCCAGCCACTTCGCGTCCGCCATCCGCGAGCTGCGCAGGGAGAGCCCGAAGACCATCGTCGAGGTGCTCATCCCCGACTTCAAGGGCGTGGAGAAGGACCTGACCACGGTGGCGGAGGCGAAGCCGCACGTCGTCGCCCACAACGTGGAGACGGTGGAGCGCCTCACGCCCACCGTGAGAGACCGCCGCGCCACCTACCGCCAGTCGTTGAAGGTGCTGGAGTACCTGAAGAACCGTCCCGAGGGCCTCTACACCAAGACGTCCGTCATGGTGGGCCTGGGCGAGACGGACGCGGAGCTGGAGCAGACCTTCAAGGACCTGCGCAGCGTGGGCGTGGACGTGCTGACGCTGGGCCAGTACCTCCAGCCGTCGCAGTACCACCTGCGCGTGGAGCGCTTCGTCACGCCCGCGCAGTTCGAGGCGTACAAGTCGCTGGCCGAGTCGTACGGCTTCCTCTACGTGGCCTCGGGCCCGCTGGTGCGCAGCAGCTACCGCGCGGCCGAGTTCTTCATGAAGGGCCTCATGGAGCGCGAGCGCCTCGAGCGGCTCGGCTGA
- the hisF gene encoding imidazole glycerol phosphate synthase subunit HisF — MLTRRLIVCLDVKGGRVVKGVQFEGLRDVGDPVELARRYEQEGADEVTFLDISASAEERGTLWDLVQRTAERLFIPLTVGGGVRTADDVGRALRAGADKVSINSAAVANPALLTACAERFGAQCVVASIDAKREDGRWRVYTHGGRKPTDLDAVAWARECVARGAGEVLLTSIDRDGARSGYDLELTRAVSDAVDVPVIASGGAGSAAHVRDALNQGGADAALVAGILHDGITTVGAIKSLLREGGLHVRSTT, encoded by the coding sequence ATGCTCACCCGGCGACTCATCGTCTGCCTGGACGTGAAGGGCGGGCGCGTGGTGAAGGGCGTGCAATTCGAAGGACTGCGCGACGTGGGCGACCCGGTGGAATTGGCCCGGCGCTACGAGCAGGAGGGCGCGGACGAGGTGACCTTCCTGGACATCTCCGCGAGCGCCGAGGAGCGCGGCACGCTCTGGGATTTGGTGCAGCGCACCGCGGAACGACTGTTCATTCCGCTCACCGTCGGCGGCGGCGTGCGCACGGCGGATGACGTGGGCCGGGCCCTGCGCGCGGGCGCGGACAAGGTGAGCATCAACTCGGCGGCGGTGGCCAACCCCGCGCTGCTGACGGCGTGCGCGGAGCGCTTCGGCGCGCAGTGTGTCGTCGCGAGCATCGACGCCAAGAGGGAGGACGGGCGCTGGCGCGTCTACACCCACGGCGGCCGCAAGCCCACGGACCTGGACGCGGTGGCCTGGGCCCGCGAGTGCGTGGCGCGCGGAGCAGGCGAGGTGCTGCTCACCAGCATCGACCGGGACGGCGCGCGCAGCGGCTATGACCTGGAATTGACGCGCGCGGTGTCGGACGCGGTGGACGTGCCCGTCATCGCCTCGGGCGGAGCGGGCAGCGCGGCCCACGTACGGGACGCGCTGAACCAGGGCGGTGCGGACGCGGCGCTGGTGGCTGGCATCCTCCACGACGGCATCACCACGGTGGGTGCCATCAAATCGCTGCTCCGAGAGGGCGGCCTGCACGTGAGGAGCACGACATGA
- a CDS encoding 1-(5-phosphoribosyl)-5-[(5-phosphoribosylamino)methylideneamino]imidazole-4-carboxamide isomerase: MIAIPAIDLREGACVQLVGGSYDAEKVRVNDPLDALKRWRDFGFRTFHVVDLDAALGKGSNSDAIFRLTSYERGLTFTVGGGVRDAERVEAVLEGGASSVVVGTRAIEDTAWLADVANRYPNRVVVAADVKGREVVTRGWTAGSARDIRDVLAAMEPLPLGGLLVTAVHKEGQLSGVDLPLMQEVARTSRHRLYASGGVTTLEDLRALAEAGAYGAVIGMALYTGKLDARAVAREFAG, encoded by the coding sequence GTGATTGCCATTCCAGCAATCGACCTGCGCGAAGGCGCATGCGTTCAGCTCGTGGGCGGCTCGTACGACGCGGAGAAGGTGCGCGTGAATGACCCGCTCGACGCGCTGAAGCGATGGCGTGACTTCGGCTTCCGCACCTTCCACGTGGTGGACCTGGACGCCGCACTGGGCAAGGGCTCCAACTCTGACGCCATCTTCCGCCTCACGTCCTACGAACGCGGCCTGACCTTCACGGTCGGCGGCGGCGTGCGCGACGCGGAGCGGGTGGAGGCTGTGCTCGAAGGTGGTGCCTCTTCCGTCGTCGTGGGCACGCGCGCCATCGAAGACACCGCGTGGCTCGCGGACGTGGCGAACCGCTATCCGAACCGGGTGGTGGTGGCCGCCGACGTGAAGGGCCGCGAGGTGGTGACGCGTGGCTGGACGGCGGGCAGCGCGCGCGACATCCGCGATGTGCTCGCCGCGATGGAGCCACTGCCCCTGGGCGGGCTGCTCGTCACGGCGGTGCACAAGGAAGGACAGCTCTCGGGCGTGGACCTGCCGCTGATGCAGGAGGTGGCGCGCACCAGCCGTCACCGGCTCTACGCCTCGGGCGGAGTGACGACGCTGGAAGACCTGCGGGCACTGGCCGAGGCCGGTGCCTACGGAGCGGTCATCGGCATGGCGCTGTACACAGGCAAGCTGGATGCGCGCGCGGTCGCGCGGGAGTTCGCGGGATGA
- a CDS encoding DofB protein, whose protein sequence is MNGPTYKAEIIDRVIFTRWPNPPTKEDVTTILAQMQDAAKRLGSNLIYVGSVSPKSKVPDAQERAVLNQFLLDARRTCVEQAWLIYEGTDLQHNLQRVIISGVLILTRTFDNFLSVAKSGDSIVKDVSAVLKKDASPIFGMAKEKGLLG, encoded by the coding sequence GTGAACGGCCCCACCTACAAGGCTGAAATCATCGACCGCGTCATCTTCACCCGCTGGCCGAACCCTCCGACGAAGGAGGATGTCACGACGATCCTGGCGCAGATGCAGGATGCGGCGAAGCGGCTCGGCTCCAACCTCATCTACGTCGGCTCGGTGAGCCCCAAGTCGAAGGTGCCGGACGCGCAGGAGCGCGCGGTGCTCAACCAGTTCCTCCTCGACGCGCGCCGCACCTGCGTGGAGCAGGCGTGGCTCATCTACGAGGGCACGGACCTGCAGCACAACCTCCAGCGCGTCATCATCTCCGGCGTCCTCATCCTCACGCGCACCTTCGACAACTTCCTGTCGGTGGCCAAGTCCGGTGACTCCATCGTCAAGGACGTCAGCGCGGTGCTGAAGAAGGACGCCTCGCCCATCTTCGGCATGGCCAAGGAGAAGGGCCTCCTGGGCTGA
- the hisIE gene encoding bifunctional phosphoribosyl-AMP cyclohydrolase/phosphoribosyl-ATP diphosphatase HisIE: MTAVTLDLDRLDFKKGNGLVTVVTQDASTGDVLMVAHADREALERTLATGEMYYRSRSRGLWHKGATSGHVQRVVSLSADCDGDAVLARVTKAGPACHTGEETCFGPGRWDALAALDATIARRATQAPAEGEKPSYTRRLLDDRNLRLKKLGEEAAELVTACADGDRERAVQEAADVLYHVLVAVKPLGLTLEDVKAVLARRAR, from the coding sequence ATGACGGCGGTGACGTTGGATTTGGACCGGCTCGACTTCAAGAAGGGCAACGGCCTGGTGACGGTGGTGACGCAGGACGCGAGCACCGGGGACGTGCTGATGGTGGCGCACGCGGACCGCGAGGCGCTCGAACGCACGCTGGCCACCGGTGAGATGTATTACCGTTCGCGCTCGCGCGGGCTCTGGCACAAGGGCGCCACCAGCGGCCATGTGCAGCGCGTGGTGTCGCTGAGCGCGGACTGCGACGGGGACGCGGTGCTGGCGCGCGTGACGAAGGCGGGCCCCGCCTGCCACACGGGCGAGGAGACCTGCTTCGGCCCGGGACGCTGGGACGCGCTCGCCGCGCTCGATGCCACCATCGCCCGTCGTGCCACCCAGGCGCCCGCGGAGGGCGAGAAGCCGAGCTACACGCGCCGGCTGCTCGACGACCGCAACCTGCGCCTCAAGAAGCTCGGCGAGGAGGCCGCGGAATTGGTGACGGCGTGCGCGGACGGAGACAGGGAGCGCGCGGTGCAGGAAGCGGCGGACGTGCTCTACCACGTGCTCGTCGCGGTGAAGCCGCTGGGCCTCACGCTGGAGGACGTGAAGGCCGTCCTCGCCCGCCGCGCGCGCTGA
- the hisN gene encoding histidinol-phosphatase, with translation MNDRQALMQAAAEVARKSGDVALGFFRGGIAVDTKSDGTPVTVADRTAEQAARDWISARFPEDGILGEEFGETRPGAERRWILDPIDGTKTFIRGVPLWGTLVAVAKGERILAGAAYFPAVGELVVAAPGQGCFWNDRPARVSTQSELSKAVVLSTDERFLLHPARGEAWRALAREAAMDRTWGDCYGYLLVATGRAEVMVDEVLSPWDAAALQPIIEEAGGVFTDWTGKQTSFGGNCIATNGALAKVVRERLGMTGVVR, from the coding sequence ATGAACGACAGACAGGCGCTGATGCAGGCGGCGGCGGAGGTGGCGCGCAAGTCCGGAGACGTGGCGCTCGGCTTCTTCCGCGGAGGCATCGCGGTGGACACCAAGTCGGACGGCACGCCGGTGACGGTGGCGGACCGGACGGCCGAGCAGGCGGCCCGCGACTGGATTTCCGCCCGCTTCCCGGAGGACGGCATCCTCGGCGAGGAGTTCGGCGAGACGCGGCCGGGCGCGGAGCGCCGCTGGATTCTGGACCCCATCGACGGCACCAAGACGTTCATCCGCGGCGTGCCGCTGTGGGGCACGCTGGTGGCGGTGGCCAAGGGCGAGCGAATCCTCGCGGGCGCGGCGTACTTCCCCGCCGTGGGCGAACTGGTGGTAGCCGCGCCGGGGCAGGGCTGCTTCTGGAATGACCGGCCCGCGCGCGTCTCCACGCAGTCCGAGTTGTCGAAGGCGGTGGTGCTGTCCACCGACGAGCGCTTCCTCCTCCACCCGGCGCGGGGCGAGGCCTGGCGCGCGCTCGCGAGGGAGGCGGCCATGGACCGCACCTGGGGCGACTGCTACGGCTACCTGCTCGTCGCCACCGGAAGGGCGGAGGTGATGGTGGACGAGGTGCTGTCGCCCTGGGACGCGGCGGCGCTGCAGCCCATCATCGAAGAGGCGGGCGGAGTCTTCACCGACTGGACGGGGAAGCAGACCTCCTTCGGCGGCAACTGCATCGCCACCAATGGCGCGCTGGCCAAAGTGGTGCGTGAGCGGCTCGGCATGACGGGAGTGGTGCGATGA
- the lpdA gene encoding dihydrolipoyl dehydrogenase produces the protein MAETFDVVIIGSGPGGYVGAIRAGQLGLKTAIIEKDKKLGGTCLHRGCIPTKSLLWTAELFHHVKEAGSFGIDVASPTINWANAMAHKNKVVSKGAGGIDFLMKKNKVTVVKGHGRIAGKGKVEVTAEDGSKQVLEAKNIIIATGSVPKSLPNVPVDHKRVLNSDSILEIDRIPKSIIVLGAGAVGCEFASVFNHVGSKTSIVEYMPALLPIEDADISKELEKHFKRRGIDVHTGSAVEKVEHTADGVRVTMKVGNETKTLEAEILLSAVGRAPVTEDVGLQLTSIKPERGFIKVDSMMRTTEPNVYAVGDVIPTPMLAHMASAECVVAVEHIAGKNPQPVNYDLTPSATYCYPEVASVGLTEKKAKERGYDVKFTIAPFGAVTKSAISNESFGFIKVISDKKYDEVLGVHIIGPHATELLAEACVAMKLEITTEELANTIHAHPTLSEIVHEGAEATLGHPRHF, from the coding sequence GTGGCTGAGACGTTCGACGTGGTGATCATCGGTTCGGGCCCTGGCGGCTACGTGGGAGCCATCCGCGCGGGTCAGCTCGGGCTGAAGACGGCCATCATCGAGAAGGACAAGAAGCTGGGCGGCACCTGCCTCCACCGCGGCTGCATCCCCACCAAGTCCCTCCTGTGGACCGCGGAGCTCTTCCACCACGTCAAGGAAGCCGGCTCGTTCGGCATCGACGTGGCCAGCCCGACCATCAACTGGGCCAACGCCATGGCCCACAAGAACAAGGTGGTCTCCAAGGGTGCGGGCGGCATCGACTTCCTGATGAAGAAGAACAAGGTGACCGTGGTCAAGGGCCATGGCCGCATTGCCGGCAAGGGCAAGGTGGAGGTCACCGCCGAGGACGGCTCCAAGCAGGTCCTGGAGGCGAAGAACATCATCATCGCCACCGGCTCGGTGCCCAAGTCCCTGCCCAACGTTCCGGTGGACCACAAGCGGGTGCTCAACAGCGACTCCATCCTGGAGATCGACCGCATCCCCAAGAGCATCATCGTCCTGGGCGCCGGCGCCGTGGGCTGCGAGTTCGCCTCCGTGTTCAACCACGTGGGCAGCAAGACCTCGATTGTCGAGTACATGCCCGCGCTGCTGCCCATTGAAGACGCGGACATCTCCAAGGAGCTGGAGAAGCACTTCAAGCGCCGCGGCATCGACGTGCACACCGGCTCGGCGGTGGAGAAGGTGGAGCACACGGCGGACGGCGTGCGCGTCACCATGAAGGTGGGCAACGAGACGAAGACGCTGGAGGCCGAAATCCTCCTCTCCGCGGTGGGCCGCGCGCCCGTCACGGAGGACGTGGGCCTGCAGCTGACCAGCATCAAGCCCGAGCGCGGCTTCATCAAGGTCGACTCGATGATGCGCACCACCGAGCCCAACGTGTACGCGGTGGGTGACGTGATTCCGACGCCGATGCTCGCGCACATGGCCAGCGCCGAGTGCGTGGTGGCGGTGGAGCACATCGCCGGGAAGAACCCGCAGCCCGTCAACTACGACCTGACCCCGTCCGCGACGTACTGCTACCCCGAGGTCGCCTCGGTGGGCCTGACGGAGAAGAAGGCGAAGGAGCGCGGCTACGACGTGAAGTTCACCATCGCCCCCTTCGGCGCGGTGACCAAGTCGGCCATCTCCAACGAGTCCTTCGGCTTCATCAAGGTCATCTCCGACAAGAAGTACGACGAGGTGCTCGGCGTGCACATCATCGGCCCGCACGCCACCGAGCTGCTGGCCGAGGCCTGCGTGGCGATGAAGCTCGAAATCACCACCGAGGAGCTGGCGAACACCATCCACGCCCACCCGACGCTCTCCGAAATCGTGCACGAGGGCGCCGAGGCCACGCTGGGCCACCCGCGGCACTTCTAG
- a CDS encoding dihydrolipoamide acetyltransferase family protein produces MAIFEFKLPDLGEGVMEGELVKWHVKEGDAVKEDQVLAEVMTDKATVTVPSPKAGRVVKTHGKEGDMAKVHQLLVTLEIEGAAPAQAAGHGAAAPAATPSAAPATAAAMATAAAGNGAAAAAPATKVLATPVTRRMAREHGLDLSTIAGSGPQGRVTKADVKAALEGGAQKNVVAPAAQQTRPAAPPVSAGRADERVPLRGLRKKIAEKMVRSKFTMPHFAFVEEVDATDLVALRARLNKQLASAGENIKLNYLPFIIKATIAALKKFPHLNANFDEATQELVVRGEYNIGMAVATPDGLTVAVVKDADRLTLAELAQETARLGVAARERKLKMEELTGGTFTITSLGQSGGLFATPIINHPEVGIMGVHKLKQRPAVKDGQVVVRDMMNLSLSCDHRVIDGSVAADFVYEVIKYLEKPDLLFLAMS; encoded by the coding sequence ATGGCGATCTTCGAATTCAAGCTCCCCGACCTCGGTGAAGGCGTGATGGAAGGCGAGCTGGTGAAGTGGCACGTGAAGGAAGGCGACGCCGTCAAGGAAGACCAGGTGCTCGCCGAGGTCATGACGGACAAGGCCACTGTCACCGTCCCCAGCCCCAAGGCGGGCCGCGTCGTGAAGACTCACGGCAAGGAAGGGGACATGGCGAAGGTGCACCAGCTCCTCGTCACCCTGGAGATTGAAGGCGCCGCGCCTGCTCAGGCTGCGGGTCACGGCGCGGCGGCTCCGGCTGCTACTCCGTCGGCGGCTCCTGCCACGGCCGCTGCCATGGCGACGGCTGCGGCTGGCAATGGTGCGGCGGCTGCGGCTCCGGCCACGAAGGTGCTGGCCACGCCCGTCACCCGGCGCATGGCGCGCGAGCACGGCCTCGACCTGTCGACCATCGCCGGCTCGGGCCCGCAGGGGCGCGTGACGAAGGCGGACGTGAAGGCGGCGCTGGAGGGTGGCGCCCAGAAGAATGTCGTGGCGCCCGCCGCGCAGCAGACGCGTCCGGCCGCTCCGCCGGTGTCCGCTGGCCGCGCGGACGAGCGCGTTCCGCTGCGGGGCCTGCGCAAGAAGATCGCCGAGAAGATGGTGCGCTCGAAGTTCACGATGCCGCACTTCGCGTTCGTGGAGGAGGTGGATGCCACGGACCTCGTCGCCCTGCGCGCGCGGCTGAACAAGCAGCTCGCGTCGGCGGGTGAGAACATCAAGCTCAACTACCTGCCATTCATCATCAAGGCGACGATTGCCGCGCTGAAGAAGTTCCCGCACCTCAACGCCAACTTCGACGAGGCCACGCAAGAGCTGGTGGTGCGCGGCGAGTACAACATCGGCATGGCGGTGGCGACGCCGGACGGCCTCACCGTGGCGGTGGTGAAGGACGCGGACCGCCTCACGCTGGCCGAGCTGGCGCAGGAGACGGCCCGCCTGGGCGTGGCCGCGCGCGAGCGGAAGCTGAAGATGGAGGAGCTGACCGGCGGCACCTTCACGATTACGTCGCTCGGTCAGAGTGGCGGCCTGTTCGCCACGCCCATCATCAACCACCCCGAGGTGGGCATCATGGGCGTGCACAAGCTGAAGCAGCGCCCGGCGGTGAAGGACGGCCAGGTGGTGGTGCGCGACATGATGAACCTGTCGCTGTCGTGCGACCACCGCGTCATCGACGGCTCGGTGGCGGCGGACTTCGTGTACGAGGTCATCAAGTACCTGGAGAAGCCGGACCTGCTGTTCCTGGCCATGTCGTGA